The Arachis hypogaea cultivar Tifrunner chromosome 16, arahy.Tifrunner.gnm2.J5K5, whole genome shotgun sequence genome contains a region encoding:
- the LOC140179989 gene encoding uncharacterized protein, translating into MTMEGSRLERQAPIPTSRIDFSTADFKTTCPNLDDLVVISIHMGELTVKKVLLDPGSSADVLFYSTFKKMHFSDNALQPSPGELVGFSGEKVSVSGYIWLRTTIGEPPNSKTIDIQFLVVDCPSPYNIILGRPSLNAFGAIVSTVHLCVKFPLQDNIVGMVYADHKEARQCYNASLKAVKKEETPRIHTVYNLENIPTLAELDP; encoded by the coding sequence ATGACGATGGAAGGGTCTCGGCTAGAACGACAAGCACCAATTCCGACCTCTCGTATCGACTTCAGCACGGCCGACTTTAAAACAACTTGCCCAAACTTAGATGATCTAGTTGTTATCTCGATTCACATGGGAGAGTTAACAGTAAAAAAGGTCCTGCTCGACCCAGGAAGCAGCGCCGATGTCTTGTTCTACTCAACTTTCAAAAAAATGCACTTCAGTGACAACGCATTACAGCCATCACCCGGAGAATTGGTAGGGTTCTCTGGGGAAAAGGTATCAGTATCTGGGTATATTTGGCTAAGAACAACAATTGGAGAACCTCCAAATAGCAAAACAATAGATATCCAATTTCTAGTAGTTGATTGTCCCAGCCCTTATAACATCATTCTAGGGCGTCCATCATTAAAcgcctttggagccattgtttcAACTGTTCATCTTTGTGTAAAATTTCCTTTGCAGGATAACATAGTAGGGATGGTATATGCCGACCACAAGGAAGCAAGGCAATGCTACAATGCAAGCCTCAAAGCAGTAAAAAAGGAGGAAACACCTCGGATTCACACGGTGTATAACTTGGAGAACATACCAACTCTGGCCGAACTGGACCCCTGA
- the LOC112756496 gene encoding DEAD-box ATP-dependent RNA helicase 24 → MSKRKFGFDGFGINRQSTYNFERSQAPQRLYVPPSSRHGHDNYEDTDLDNIDYDDNDAAGNDNKAAGDGGGGNNGGDEEIDPLDAFMEGIHEEMRTAVPPKPKEKAEDRYKDDEEDDPMESFLRAKKDLGLTLASEALHAGYDSDEEVYAAAKAVDAGMIEYDSDDNPIVLDKKKIEPIPALDHSSIDYEPFNKDFYEEAPSISGMSEQDVTEYRKSLAIRVSGFDVPKPIKTFEDCGFSQQIMGAIKKQGYEKPTSIQCQALPVILSGRDIIGIAKTGSGKTAAFVLPMIVHIMDQPELQKEEGPIGVICAPTRELAHQIYLESKKFAKAYGIRVSAVYGGMSKLEQFKELKAGCEIVVATPGRLIDMLKMKALTMTRATYLVLDEADRMFDLGFEPQVRSIVGQIRPDRQTLLFSATMPRKVEKLAREILSDPVRVTVGEVGMANEDITQVVHVIPSDAEKLPWLLEKLPEMIDQGDVLVFASKKATVDEIESQLAQRGFKVAALHGDKDQASRMETLQKFKAGVYHVLIATDVAARGLDIKSIKSVVNFDIAKDMDMHVHRIGRTGRAGDKDGVAYTLITQKEARFAGELVNSLIAAGQNVSMELMDLAMKDGRFRSKRDARKGGGKKGKGRGGGGGGGGGRGVRGVDFGLGIGYNPESNSASSNTPPSRSAAVNSLRTGMMSQFRSSFVAASSNSQNQGYTNNTSMAANKRPALRGFVSGGSIGGDITSHNNAASPSPAIAAVNSGGPNSGVNPAQNNSNSSKPRERRRPSGWDR, encoded by the exons ATGTCGAAGAGGAAGTTCGGATTTGACGGTTTCGGCATAAACCGCCAATCCACCTACAACTTCGAGCGATCCCAAGCTCCTCAGCGCCTCTACGTCCCTCCCTCTTCACGCCACGGCCACGACAATTACGAGGACACCGACCTCGACAACATCGATTACGACGACAACGACGCCGCCGGAAACGACAACAAAGCTGCCGGCGATGGCGGAGGTGGCAATAATGGTGGCGACGAGGAAATCGATCCGCTCGACGCCTTCATGGAAGGGATTCACGAAGAGATGAGGACGGCGGTGCCTCCGAAGCCAAAGGAGAAGGCGGAGGACAGGTACAAGGACGATGAGGAGGATGATCCAATGGAGAGCTTCTTGAGGGCGAAGAAGGACCTAGGGTTGACGTTGGCCTCGGAGGCTCTGCACGCTGGCTACGATTCTGATGAAGAGGTTTATGCTGCTGCTAAGGCTGTGGATGCCGGTATGATAGAGTATGATTCTGATGATAATCCTATAGTTCTTGACAAGAAGAAGATCGAACCCATTCCTGCACTTGATCACAGTTCTATTGATTATGAGCCCTTCAATAAGGATTTCTATGAGGAGGCACCTTCAATTTCAG GTATGAGTGAGCAAGATGTCACTGAATACCGGAAGAGTTTGGCTATTCGTGTGTCGGGATTTGATGTGCCTAAGCCAATAAAGACATTTGAGGACTGTGGGTTCTCTCAGCAAATTATGGGTGCTATAAAGAAACAAGGTTATGAGAAACCAACGTCTATACAGTGCCAAGCTTTACCAGTTATTCTTTCCGGTAGAGATATCATTGGCATTGCAAAAACTGGTTCTGGAAAAACTGCTGCTTTTGTGCTTCCTATGATTGTGCATATCATGGATCAGCCTGAGCTTCAGAAGGAAGAGGGTCCTATAGGAGTTATATGCGCACCTACAAGAGAATTGGCACATCAGATATATCTTGAGTCCAAGAAATTTGCAAAAGCATATGGTATACGTGTGTCTGCTGTCTATGGTGGAATGTCAAAACTTGAACAGTTCAAAGAACTCAAGGCAGGTTGTGAGATAGTAGTTGCCACCCCTGGGAGGTTGATAGACATGCTAAAAATGAAGGCATTGACAATGACTAGAGCAACTTACCTGGTGCTTGATGAGGCTGACCGGATGTTTGATCTTGGATTTGAGCCACAAGTAAGGTCCATTGTTGGTCAGATTAGGCCGGATCGCCAGACTTTACTTTTTTCTGCGACAATGCCTCGTAAAGTTGAAAAGTTGGCTAGAGAGATCCTTAGTGATCCTGTTAGAGTAACAGTTGGGGAGGTGGGAATGGCAAATGAAGACATTACTCAAGTTGTCCATGTAATTCCTTCTGATGCTGAAAAATTGCCTTGGCTTTTGGAGAAGTTGCCCGAGATGATCGATCAAGGTGATGTCCTAGTATTTGCTTCCAAGAAGGCTACTGTGGATGAAATTGAATCACAATTGGCTCAGAGAGGCTTTAAAGTTGCTGCCCTGCATGGTGATAAAGATCAAGCGTCTCGCATGGAAACTTTGCAGAAGTTTAAAGCTGGTGTCTACCATGTGCTTATTGCAACTGATGTTGCTGCTCGTGGTCTTGATATCAAGTCAATTAAATCTGTGGTGAACTTTGATATTGCAAAAGATATGGATATGCATGTCCATCGGATTGGGAGAACAGGCCGTGCTGGTGACAAGGATGGGGTTGCATACACTCTTATAACTCAAAAAGAAGCACGCTTTGCTGGCGAACTGGTTAATAGCTTGATTGCTGCTGGTCAGAATGTATCCATGGAGTTGATGGATCTTGCTATGAAG GATGGGAGGTTCAGGTCAAAACGTGATGCAAGAAAAGGAG GTGGGAAAAAAGGCAAAGGgagaggaggtggtggtggtggtggcggtggcCGGGGTGTGCGTGGAGTTGATTTTGGCCTTGGTATTGGATATAATCCCGAGTCCAACAGTGCTTCATCTAACACCCCTCCGAGCCGCTCTGCTGCTGTAAATTCTTTACGAACAGGAATGATGTCACAGTTTCGGAGTAGCTTTGTTGCTGCTTCCTCTAACTCCCAAAATCAAGGATATACTAACAATACAAGTATGGCTGCAAATAAGAGACCTGCACTTCGCGGTTTTGTATCTGGTGGATCAATTGGCGGGGATATAACTTCTCATAATAATGCTGCTTCACCCAGTCCTGCTATAGCAGCAGTAAACTCCGGTGGCCCAAATTCCGGTGTAAACCCTGCTCAGAACAACTCAAACAG CTCTAAACCCAGAGAAAGGAGGAGGCCATCAGGCTGGGATAGGTAG
- the LOC112756497 gene encoding uncharacterized protein, whose translation MSIRFALCLSFFIALHSISAASADSIYGCGGFVEASSSLVKSRRQSDSKLDYSHVTVELQTVDGLVKDRTQCAPNGYYFIPVYDKGSFVIKINGPEGWAWDPEKVPVVVDDKGCNGNEDINFHFTGFTISGRVVGAVGGGSCSVKNGGPSNVKVELLSPAGDVVSAVLTSPSGNYLFKNIIPGKYELRASSPNMKVEVKGSTQVELGFGNGVVDDVFFVPGYSISGFVVAQGNPILGVHVFLYSDDVSEIECLQGSPNGPREGVALCHAVSDADGKFTFNSVPCGSYELVPYYKGENTVFDVSPSSVSVNVKHQHVTVPQKFQVTGFSLGGRVVDGNEMGVEGVKIIVDGHERSITDNQGYYKLDQVTSKHYTIEAKKEHYKFRKLENYMVLPNMASIEDINAISYDLCGLVRSVSGGPKAKVALTHGPENVKPQKKQTDGNGRFCFEVVPGEYRLSAIAENAPGLMFMPSYIDVVVKSPLLNVEFSQALVNIRGAVSCKEKCGPSVSVTLVRKVDKHNEDRKTIKLTTESSEFLFSDVIPGKYRLEVKHSSPEAVTSKDDWCWEQSFIDVNLGAEDLEGITFVQKGYWVNIISTHNVDGYLTQPDGSNVNLKIKKGSQNICVEYPGVHEFKYVDSCVFFGSSSVKIDTSVLSPVHLKGEKYLLKGQINVQPSSLDSLPKNIVVDIKNGGAGGVDSATAKLKSHEKDQTNTAIYEYSVWANLGEKLTFIPRDSRNDGEKKLLFYPREHHISVADDNCQTYIPTFSSRPGVYIEGSVSPPLSGVHIRLVAAGDSSITALKSGEIVLETSTGADGNFVAGPLYDDVGYNVEASKPGYHLKQVGPYSFSCQKLSQISVRIHHKDDVREPIPSVLLSLSGDNGYRNNSVSGDGGSFLFDNLFPGTFYLRPVLKEYAFSPSAQAIELGGGEFKEVVFQATRVAYSATGFVTLLSGQPKGGVSVEARAESKGYFEEAVTDSSGNYRLRGLLPDTVYAVKVAKRDVLGSSNIERASPNSIPVKVGTEDIGGLDFVVFEEPEITIVSCHVEGNGTKELHKHLMVEIKSASDPNKIESVFPLPISNYFQVKGLSKGRHLLQLRSGLPLGSLKFESDIIEVDLEKDTQIHVGPLRYKIDDQMKQELTPAPVFPLIAGLFFIALFLSIPRLKDLYQATVDIPTPGLTATSRKDTRKTTMRKKTY comes from the exons ATGTCGATCAGATTCGCCCTATGCTTATCGTTCTTCATCGCACTTCATTCTATTTCAGCTGCTTCTGCTGATTCCATCTATGGCTGCGGCGGCTTCGTCGAG GCGAGCTCATCGCTGGTAAAATCGAGGAGGCAAAGTGATTCCAAATTGGATTATTCTCATGTCACG GTTGAGCTTCAAACAGTGGATGGACTTGTAAAGGATAGAACACAGTGTGCTCCAAATGGATACTACTTTATTCCAGTTTATGACAAG GGTtcctttgtaattaaaattaatggacCTGAAGGATGGGCATGGGATCCAGAGAAG GTTCCAGTGGTGGTTGATGATAAAGGTTGTAATGGTAATGAAGATATCAATTTTCATTTCACAGG GTTTACTATATCTGGTAGAGTTGTTGGAGCTGTAGGTGGAGGAAGCTGTTCAGTTAAAAATGGTGGTCCTTCAAATGTAAAAGTTGAGCTATTGTCCCCTGCTGGGGATGTTGTCTCTGCTGTCTTAACTTCTCCATCAGGGAATTActtgtttaaaaatataattcCAG GAAAATATGAACTACGAGCTTCAAGTCCTAATATGAAAGTTGAAGTTAAAGGTTCAACCCAG GTGGAGTTGGGCTTTGGAAATGGTGTAGTTGATGATGTGTTCTTTGTCCCTGGCTATAGTATCAGTGGTTTTGTTGTTGCTCAG GGAAATCCAATATTAGGGGTACATGTTTTCCTATATTCAGATGATGTTTCTGAGATAGAATGTTTACAAGGTTCTCCAAATGGTCCACGAGAAGGGGTAGCTCTCTGTCATGCTGTGTCAGATGCTGATGGAAAGTTCACATTCAATTCTGTACCTTGTG GAAGTTATGAACTTGTACCTTACTATAAGGGTGAAAATACAGTATTTGATGTTTCACCGTCCAGCGTCTCGGTTAATGTTAAGCATCAACATGTAACGGTGCCTCAGAAATTCCAG GTAACTGGGTTTTCTCTTGGAGGCCGTGTGGTTGATGGAAATGAAATGGGAGTGGAGGGTGTTAAAATCATAGTGGATGGTCATGAAAGGTCTATTACGGATAATCAAGGATATTATAAGCTTGATCAG GTGACATCCAAGCATTATACCATTGAAGCCAAAAAGGAGCATTACAAATTCAGGAAGTTGGAGAATTATATG GTTTTGCCAAATATGGCTTCAATAGAAGACATTAATGCCATTTCATATGACCTTTGTGGCTTAGTTAGGTCAGTTAGTGGTGGTCCGAAAGCCAAG GTGGCTTTGACTCATGGACCCGAGAATGTGAAACCACAAAAGAAGCAAACAGATGGAAATGGAAGATTCTGCTTTGAG gTTGTGCCTGGTGAATATCGGTTATCAGCTATTGCTGAGAATGCACCTGGGCTCATGTTTATGCCGTCATATATTGATGTTGTGGTCAAAAGTCCATTGTTAAATGTAGAATTTTCACAG GCTCTGGTCAATATTCGCGGTGCTGTATCCTGCAAGGAGAAATGTGGTCCATCCGTATCTGTTACTCTTGTCAGAAAGGTTGACAAACATAATGAAGATAGAAAGACAATTAAATTGACCACCGAGAGTAGTGAATTTCTGTTTTCAGATGTTATTCCTGGAAAGTATAGGCTTGAG GTCAAACATAGTTCTCCTGAAGCAGTGACTTCAAAGGATGATTGGTGCTGGGAGCAGAGCTTCATTGATGTAAATCTTGGAGCCGAGGACTTAGAAGGAATTACATTTGTTCAGAAAGGCTACTGGGTCAATATTATCTCAACTCATAATGTTGATGGTTACTTGACTCAACCCGATGGGTCAAATGTgaatttgaagatcaag AAAGGTTCCCAGAATATATGTGTAGAATATCCAGGAGTACATGAATTTAAATATGTAGACTCGTGTGTCTTCTTTGGGAGCTCATCTGTGAAAATTGATACATCTGTTCTGTCG CCTGTCCATCTAAAAGGAGAGAAGTATCTTCTTAAAGGACAAATAAATGTGCAGCCCAGCTCACTTGATTCATTACCCAAGAACATAGTTGTGGACATTAAAAATGGTGGAGCTGGTGGTGTTGATTCTGCTACAGCCAAACTTAAATCCCATGAAAAAGATCAAACAAATACTGCTATCTACGAGTACTCTGTTTGGGCCAATCTTGGAGAAAAGCTTACCTTTATTCCTCGGGACTCAAG GAATGATGGGGAGAAAAAACTTCTGTTTTACCCTAGAGAGCATCAT ATATCAGTGGCAGATGATAATTGTCAAACTTATATTCCTACATTTTCTTCTCGACCGGGAGTATATATTGAAGGATCagtttctcctcctctttctggAGTCCATATCAGGCTTGTTGCAGCTGGAGATAGTAGCATTACTGCACTTAAAAGTGGTGAAATAGTACTTGAAACATCAACTGGGGCTGATGGCAACTTTGTGGCAGGTCCTCTGTATGATGATGTTGGTTACAATGTTGAAGCCTCAAAG cCTGGCTATCATTTAAAACAAGTTGGACCTTATTCCTTTAGTTGTCAGAAGCTTAGTCAAATTTCAGTGCGTATACATCACAAAGATGATGTTAGAGAACCCATTCCTTCTGTTCTGCTATCTTTGAGTGGTGACAATGGTTATAGAAACAACTCGGTATCTGGTGATGGAGGGTCATTCCTGTTTGATAATTTGTTTCCTGGAACATTCTATTTGCGTCCTGTTTTGAAG GAGTATGCTTTCTCACCTTCAGCACAGGCAATAGAGCTTGGAGGAGGGGAATTTAAAGAAGTTGTTTTTCAGGCGACTCGTGTAGCTTACAG TGCTACTGGCTTCGTCACACTGTTGTCTGGCCAGCCCAAAGGAGGAGTGTCAGTTGAAGCTCGGGCAGAGTCAAAAGGTTATTTCGAGGAAGCTGTGACAGATTCTTCTGGGAATTACCGTCTCAGAGGACTACTGCCTGATACAGTCTATGCTGTTAAAGTAGCTAAAAGGGATGTTCTAGGCAGTTCAAACATAGAGCGTGCATCTCCTAATTCTATTCCTGTCAAG GTTGGAACTGAGGATATCGGGGGTTTAGATTTCGTAGTTTTTGAGGAGCCAGAAATTACAATTGTTAGTTGCCATGTTGAAGGAAATGGTACGAAGGAACTGCATAAACACCTGATGGTAGAAATTAAGTCAGCTAGTGACCCAAATAAGATAGAGTCTGTCTTCCCCCTACCAATTTCTAACTACTTTCAAGTGAAGGGTTTATCTAAAGGCAGACACCTTCTGCAACTCCGGTCTGGCCTCCCTTTGGGTTCCCTTAAATTTGAATCCGATATCATTGAGGTAGATTTGGAGAAAGATACTCAAATCCATGTAGGCCCACTGAGATACAAGATCGACGATCAGATGAAGCAG GAGCTGACGCCCGCACCAGTATTCCCTCTTATAGCTGGATTATTTTTCATTGCACTATTCCTCAGCATTCCAAG ATTGAAGGATCTGTATCAAGCAACTGTAGATATACCCACACCAGGACTCACTGCTACTTCAAGAAAAGACACAAGGAAGACAACGATGCGGAAGAAGACATATTAG